A part of Candidatus Bathyarchaeota archaeon genomic DNA contains:
- a CDS encoding argininosuccinate synthase: protein MSKEKVILAYSGGLDTSVMIKWIQEKYGADVVTLTVDVGQGMDAKTIEEKALALGAIKHYTIDAKKEFVMNYVFPAIKANALYEEKYPLCSALSRPLIAAKMVEIAKKEKATTVAHGCSGKGNDQVRFDVTIKSLASHLKVIAPVRDWQLTRDKEIEFAKEKNLPIPLGKKSPYSIDQNLWGRAIECGVLEDPDSEPPEDAFEWTLPPEKCPDKPEYVTIGFEHGVPYSLNNEIMDPVSLIVKLNEIGGTHGIGRIDHIEDRIVGIKSREVYECPAATLIIEAHKDLEKMVLTSHELAFKKYVDAQWTFLAYAGLWVDPLRADLEAFINKTQERVCGKVRLKLYKGNLRVVGRSSKYALYDLKLATYDVGTTFDQTLARGFVELWGLQSKTFHVLKSVLGVEEGKIP from the coding sequence ATGTCAAAAGAAAAAGTCATCTTGGCATACTCAGGCGGCCTTGACACATCTGTCATGATAAAGTGGATTCAAGAAAAATACGGAGCAGATGTCGTAACACTTACGGTAGACGTAGGTCAAGGAATGGATGCGAAAACAATAGAAGAGAAAGCCTTAGCACTTGGTGCCATCAAGCACTATACAATTGACGCGAAAAAGGAATTCGTCATGAACTATGTTTTCCCAGCAATAAAAGCCAACGCCCTCTATGAAGAAAAATACCCACTCTGCAGCGCCCTCTCGCGTCCACTAATAGCTGCAAAAATGGTGGAAATTGCCAAAAAGGAAAAGGCAACCACAGTCGCCCATGGATGCAGCGGCAAAGGAAATGACCAAGTTCGCTTTGACGTTACCATAAAGTCGCTTGCATCCCATTTGAAGGTTATAGCACCCGTAAGGGACTGGCAATTAACAAGAGACAAAGAAATAGAATTTGCAAAGGAGAAAAACTTGCCAATACCTCTAGGCAAAAAAAGTCCCTATAGTATTGATCAAAATCTTTGGGGTCGCGCGATTGAATGCGGTGTATTAGAGGATCCAGACAGTGAACCACCAGAGGATGCTTTTGAGTGGACCTTGCCGCCTGAGAAGTGTCCCGACAAACCGGAGTACGTAACAATAGGTTTTGAGCATGGTGTTCCATACTCACTCAATAACGAGATAATGGATCCGGTTTCATTAATTGTAAAACTGAACGAAATTGGAGGTACACATGGAATTGGACGCATCGACCACATTGAGGACAGGATCGTAGGCATTAAATCAAGAGAAGTCTATGAATGTCCAGCGGCCACATTAATAATAGAGGCGCACAAAGACCTAGAAAAAATGGTTCTTACAAGCCATGAATTAGCGTTCAAAAAATATGTAGATGCGCAATGGACTTTTCTGGCATATGCTGGCTTATGGGTAGATCCTCTAAGAGCAGATTTAGAAGCATTCATAAATAAAACCCAAGAACGCGTCTGTGGTAAGGTTAGGCTAAAGTTATATAAGGGAAACTTAAGGGTTGTTGGTCGTTCGTCAAAATACGCGCTTTATGACTTGAAATTGGCTACTTACGACGTTGGAACAACATTTGACCAAACTCTGGCGCGCGGTTTTGTTGAGCTTTGGGGACTGCAGTCGAAGACTTTCCATGTTCTCAAAAGCGTTCTAGGGGTTGAAGAGGGAAAAATACCGTGA
- the carB gene encoding carbamoyl-phosphate synthase (glutamine-hydrolyzing) large subunit, whose protein sequence is MPKFEWIKKVLVLGSGAIKIGEAAEFDYSGSQCLKALREEGIETILVNPNVATIQTDPRLAGKVYLLPVEPNYVEEVIKKEKPDGILLGFGGQTALNCGVQLAKEGILEKYGVEVLGTPISAIEATEDRELFRQAMIQAGIPVLRSKSATSVKEALEIAEEIGYPVILRVAYTLGGGGSGVAFNAEELKRLAAKALAQSMISQVLVEEYVGKWKEIEYEVMRDRANNCITVCNMENFDPMGIHTGDSIVVAPSQTLTNREYHLLRSASIKVIQSLGIVGECNIQWALHPKCEEFRAIEVNARMSRSSALASKATGYPLAYIAAKLAIGYLLPELLNKVTRITTACFEPSLDYIVVKIPRWDFQKFNGVNRRIGTQMKSVGEVMAIGRCFEEALQKAVRMLDIGKAGLVGNGEDDKAEPVELIKKALAEPTDERLFKIVKAIKMGVPIEEIYNLSGIDPWFLYKIKNIIEMEEKLKSLDIESEEVFEVIKEAKRLGFSDKQIAQCLHKSEIEIREWRKRKGIIPVVKQVDTLAAEWPAKTNYLYLTYGGEEDDVKFETNKNKVVVLGAGVFRIGSSVEFDWCAVNTVWSLKKHGVEEVIMVNYNPETVSTDYDVSDKLYFEELTLERVLDIYEKEKPMGVVVSVGGQIPNNIALKLAKFGVKLLGTSAESIDRAEDRSKFSQLLEELRIPQPKWSKMATIDDAIKFAEEIGYPVLVRPSYVLSGSGMKIAHSSHELKEYLEIAAKVSPEYPVVVSKFIQNAKEVDVDGVADGEEVFIGAIIEHVENAGVHSGDAVMCIPPQTLKESTIQKIEEYTRKIARSLRIKGPFNIQYLVKNGEVYVIECNLRASRSMPFTSKTVGVNLMELSSLAMLGKKISELKISRPRIQHVGVKVPQFSFARLNEADPLLGVEMQSTGEVACLGEDFADALIKALHAAGFAIPTNEGRVLITVEDDKRAEEISSIAAALYEMGFKIYADRNVFNMLVNEGISNVEMLHNVNDALGNPNPIVLLSQRKIDFVISIPSGNSRKHPDAYAIRRTAVDFNVPVITTVELASFIAQTLKCLKNRKPTVQPLQEYILA, encoded by the coding sequence ATGCCAAAGTTTGAATGGATAAAGAAGGTGTTGGTTCTCGGAAGCGGTGCAATAAAAATTGGTGAGGCTGCTGAGTTTGATTATTCTGGTAGCCAATGCCTCAAAGCCTTAAGGGAAGAAGGAATTGAAACTATTCTAGTTAACCCGAACGTTGCGACAATACAAACCGATCCGCGTTTAGCGGGTAAAGTTTACCTTTTGCCTGTTGAACCAAATTATGTTGAGGAAGTTATCAAAAAAGAGAAGCCTGACGGAATACTGCTAGGTTTTGGTGGTCAAACAGCTCTAAACTGTGGCGTGCAGTTAGCGAAAGAAGGCATACTCGAAAAATATGGAGTGGAAGTTTTAGGAACCCCAATATCAGCTATCGAAGCAACAGAAGACAGAGAACTTTTCAGGCAAGCAATGATACAAGCTGGCATACCCGTTCTTAGGAGCAAATCCGCTACATCCGTTAAAGAAGCTCTAGAAATAGCTGAAGAAATAGGCTATCCTGTCATCTTAAGGGTTGCGTACACGCTTGGAGGCGGAGGTTCAGGCGTTGCTTTCAACGCGGAAGAGTTAAAGCGGTTGGCGGCCAAAGCCCTAGCTCAAAGCATGATATCCCAAGTGCTTGTTGAGGAATATGTCGGTAAATGGAAGGAAATTGAGTATGAAGTTATGAGGGACAGAGCAAACAATTGCATAACAGTTTGCAACATGGAAAATTTCGATCCGATGGGAATTCACACAGGCGATTCAATAGTCGTCGCCCCATCTCAAACACTTACAAACAGAGAATATCACCTTCTCCGTTCTGCTTCTATAAAAGTCATTCAAAGCCTCGGCATAGTAGGCGAATGCAACATTCAATGGGCCTTACATCCAAAATGCGAAGAATTCCGCGCTATTGAGGTCAACGCCCGCATGTCAAGAAGCTCTGCATTGGCAAGTAAAGCAACAGGTTACCCGCTTGCCTACATTGCAGCCAAACTAGCCATAGGATATTTGCTTCCTGAACTCTTAAACAAAGTCACCAGAATCACAACAGCTTGTTTTGAACCGTCCCTAGACTATATTGTCGTCAAAATTCCAAGATGGGACTTCCAAAAGTTTAACGGCGTCAACAGAAGAATAGGGACTCAAATGAAATCTGTTGGAGAAGTCATGGCCATTGGCAGATGCTTTGAAGAAGCCCTGCAGAAAGCCGTTAGAATGTTAGACATTGGAAAAGCTGGGCTTGTGGGCAATGGTGAAGACGATAAAGCGGAGCCAGTTGAGCTGATTAAAAAAGCTTTGGCGGAGCCCACCGACGAAAGGCTCTTCAAAATCGTAAAAGCAATAAAAATGGGTGTTCCAATAGAGGAAATCTACAATTTAAGCGGCATAGATCCGTGGTTCCTATATAAAATAAAGAACATTATTGAAATGGAAGAAAAATTGAAGTCTTTAGATATAGAATCTGAAGAAGTCTTCGAAGTTATAAAAGAAGCAAAACGTTTAGGATTTTCAGACAAGCAAATCGCCCAGTGCCTCCACAAGAGCGAAATAGAAATAAGAGAATGGAGAAAACGCAAGGGCATAATTCCGGTAGTCAAGCAGGTGGATACGCTGGCAGCTGAATGGCCTGCCAAAACAAACTATCTCTACCTAACTTATGGTGGAGAAGAAGATGACGTTAAATTTGAGACAAATAAAAACAAAGTTGTAGTTTTGGGTGCTGGTGTTTTCCGAATAGGTTCAAGTGTTGAATTTGACTGGTGTGCAGTAAACACTGTGTGGTCCCTCAAAAAACACGGTGTAGAAGAAGTAATCATGGTGAACTATAACCCCGAAACAGTTTCAACAGACTATGACGTGTCTGACAAGCTCTACTTTGAAGAGCTAACCTTAGAACGGGTTTTAGACATTTACGAGAAGGAAAAGCCGATGGGTGTTGTTGTAAGCGTTGGAGGACAAATACCGAATAACATCGCTCTGAAACTTGCAAAATTTGGAGTTAAACTACTTGGGACTTCTGCGGAAAGCATAGATAGAGCTGAAGACCGCTCAAAATTCAGCCAACTCTTAGAGGAACTTAGGATTCCCCAACCTAAGTGGAGCAAAATGGCGACAATAGACGACGCTATAAAGTTTGCTGAAGAAATAGGCTATCCGGTTCTTGTGAGGCCAAGTTATGTTTTATCGGGTTCTGGCATGAAGATTGCACACTCAAGTCATGAACTCAAGGAGTACCTTGAAATAGCGGCAAAAGTTTCACCTGAATATCCTGTTGTTGTATCCAAATTCATCCAAAACGCCAAGGAAGTTGACGTAGACGGCGTGGCGGACGGCGAAGAAGTTTTCATAGGTGCCATAATAGAACATGTGGAAAATGCGGGGGTGCATAGTGGCGACGCAGTTATGTGTATACCTCCACAGACGCTTAAGGAAAGCACAATACAAAAGATAGAAGAATACACGCGTAAAATAGCGAGATCCCTTAGAATTAAGGGGCCTTTTAACATACAATATCTTGTTAAAAATGGCGAGGTCTATGTTATTGAATGCAATTTAAGAGCATCCAGATCCATGCCCTTCACAAGCAAAACTGTAGGCGTTAACTTAATGGAATTATCCAGCCTTGCAATGCTTGGAAAGAAAATTAGTGAGCTAAAGATAAGCCGCCCAAGAATCCAACATGTAGGCGTTAAAGTTCCCCAATTCAGTTTCGCACGTTTAAATGAGGCTGATCCGCTGCTTGGAGTTGAGATGCAAAGCACAGGTGAAGTTGCATGTTTAGGAGAAGATTTCGCCGATGCGCTGATAAAAGCCTTACATGCTGCTGGATTCGCCATACCGACAAATGAAGGACGTGTGCTAATAACCGTTGAAGACGACAAAAGGGCTGAAGAAATTTCATCTATAGCCGCGGCCCTCTATGAAATGGGGTTCAAAATCTATGCGGACAGAAATGTTTTCAACATGTTGGTGAATGAAGGGATAAGCAACGTAGAGATGCTTCACAACGTGAACGATGCGCTTGGTAATCCTAACCCTATTGTGTTGTTATCTCAACGGAAAATAGACTTCGTCATAAGTATTCCATCTGGGAACTCTCGAAAACATCCAGATGCGTATGCCATTAGAAGAACTGCTGTTGATTTCAATGTTCCAGTGATCACAACAGTCGAGCTTGCGTCATTCATAGCCCAAACTTTAAAATGCTTGAAAAATAGAAAACCAACAGTGCAACCGCTTCAAGAATACATTCTTGCTTGA
- the larA gene encoding nickel-dependent lactate racemase produces MVDVWLPYGKTEVCLRVPTRNFLGTVEPKEKLAVSDARVEIERALKEPVGSKRLAEIVKPDHKVAIVVDDATRPAPSHLMIPPILEELNNAGVRDENVTIIFGCGVHRAVTREEAVRLIGDAVVNRVKTISHDCRASDLVYVGTTKFGTKVYLNHVFAEADVKILTGDVSFHYYAGYGGGRKSVLPGVAGEETIKANHAMLLHPKARTGVLDGNPVHEDMVEAAKMAKVDFILNVVVNSKGEIVKAFAGDLEQAFLEGVKLVDEMYRVPVDRRADIVVVSPGGYPADVNLYQAYKAIDSALEIVKRNGVIILVAECPEGHGNQAFFDWMAKFKDLKIMEKEIKRNFVLGGHKAYLLMKALQKAQIILVSVMPDYYTVNVFKLKTARTVNEALGQAFKIAEENAKVWVIPYGNYTLPEVKASE; encoded by the coding sequence TTGGTTGACGTTTGGCTTCCCTACGGGAAAACTGAGGTATGCTTGAGAGTTCCAACTCGAAACTTTTTGGGCACCGTAGAACCTAAAGAAAAGCTTGCTGTTTCGGATGCACGGGTAGAGATCGAAAGGGCTTTAAAAGAACCAGTTGGCTCTAAAAGGTTGGCGGAAATCGTTAAGCCGGATCATAAAGTGGCAATTGTGGTTGATGATGCCACGCGTCCGGCACCAAGCCATTTAATGATTCCTCCAATCCTAGAGGAATTAAACAACGCCGGGGTTAGAGATGAAAACGTAACTATCATTTTTGGCTGCGGCGTCCACAGGGCTGTTACCCGCGAAGAAGCAGTTAGACTCATAGGCGATGCTGTTGTAAACCGTGTTAAAACCATAAGCCACGACTGCAGAGCGTCAGATCTAGTTTATGTTGGCACCACAAAGTTTGGGACAAAAGTTTACCTTAACCATGTCTTTGCAGAGGCAGATGTTAAAATTTTGACGGGAGACGTGAGTTTCCATTATTATGCTGGCTATGGCGGCGGAAGAAAAAGCGTTCTTCCAGGAGTTGCGGGCGAGGAAACTATAAAGGCTAACCACGCCATGCTCCTGCATCCAAAGGCAAGAACAGGTGTTTTAGACGGGAACCCTGTTCATGAAGACATGGTTGAAGCTGCAAAAATGGCGAAAGTTGATTTCATATTGAATGTTGTGGTCAACAGTAAAGGCGAAATAGTGAAAGCCTTCGCAGGAGACTTGGAACAAGCCTTCTTAGAGGGCGTTAAGCTTGTAGACGAAATGTATCGTGTCCCCGTAGACCGTAGAGCAGACATTGTTGTTGTAAGTCCTGGTGGATATCCAGCGGACGTGAACCTTTATCAAGCATATAAAGCTATTGACAGTGCTTTAGAGATTGTTAAACGAAACGGCGTCATTATCCTTGTCGCCGAGTGTCCAGAAGGGCATGGAAACCAAGCTTTTTTTGATTGGATGGCCAAGTTCAAGGATTTAAAGATCATGGAGAAAGAGATTAAAAGGAACTTTGTTTTAGGCGGGCATAAGGCATACCTCTTGATGAAGGCGTTACAAAAAGCCCAAATAATCCTTGTCTCAGTCATGCCTGATTACTATACCGTAAATGTTTTCAAGTTAAAAACGGCGCGGACAGTGAATGAAGCCTTAGGTCAAGCCTTCAAAATAGCTGAGGAAAACGCTAAAGTTTGGGTTATACCCTACGGGAACTATACCCTTCCAGAAGTTAAAGCGAGCGAGTGA
- the argH gene encoding argininosuccinate lyase yields MSLLFKGGRIKSTKKEVSHFISSIEDDVKLLKHVVAINKAHTIMLMEQKIIGEEDAVEILKALKQEEFKIKPWLEDIHVCIEEEVIRKTKESAGENLHVAKSRNDQVATAIRMGLREELVDLMKIILGFQTKLLAKAEKHVDTIICGYTHLRPAQPITFAHYLLYQFDVFQRHFERLVECYNRVNMCPMGAAALATTSFPINRERVAELLGFNEVLENSIDAVSSRDFVMETLAVLSMLAVDVSRLVEDMIIWSAPEFNLIEIPDEFCSTSSIMPQKKNPDVLEVIRARMGHVIGNFATCALILKSLPSGYNLDFQEVTPKLWESCAKISDSLNILSKLIAACEPMQNLENPNLAFSTFTELIRVLFQKYHVPFRTAHKIVGALSRKLVENGLHPKDVTSQMLKETAEEVAGLSLSVNESDIKSSVDVANFVKTHSVRGGPSPVEARRMVDSRRNMLALSNAKVAEVEEKMATASKNLNSLIEELCKATKPKSLKIKM; encoded by the coding sequence GTGAGTTTGCTGTTCAAGGGAGGCAGAATAAAGTCTACAAAAAAAGAGGTTTCTCATTTTATTTCTTCAATAGAGGATGACGTGAAGCTCTTAAAACATGTAGTAGCGATAAACAAAGCCCACACCATAATGTTGATGGAGCAGAAAATAATAGGCGAAGAGGACGCGGTCGAGATTCTCAAAGCCTTGAAACAAGAAGAATTCAAAATAAAACCGTGGCTTGAGGACATACATGTCTGCATCGAAGAAGAGGTCATTAGAAAAACGAAAGAATCGGCTGGCGAAAACCTTCACGTGGCAAAGAGCAGGAACGATCAAGTTGCAACAGCCATTCGGATGGGGTTACGTGAAGAACTAGTAGATTTGATGAAGATCATACTTGGCTTTCAGACAAAATTGTTGGCAAAAGCTGAAAAACATGTGGACACGATTATATGTGGGTATACTCACCTTAGACCAGCTCAACCAATAACTTTTGCCCACTACCTCCTGTATCAATTCGATGTTTTTCAGAGACACTTTGAGAGACTTGTGGAATGCTATAACAGAGTTAATATGTGCCCCATGGGCGCCGCAGCCTTGGCTACAACAAGTTTCCCAATAAACAGGGAAAGAGTGGCTGAGCTTTTAGGTTTCAATGAAGTCTTAGAAAACTCGATTGACGCTGTCAGCAGCCGCGACTTTGTCATGGAAACACTTGCTGTTCTATCTATGCTGGCCGTTGACGTAAGTCGTCTTGTTGAAGATATGATAATTTGGAGCGCACCCGAATTCAATTTGATCGAGATTCCAGATGAGTTTTGTTCAACCAGCAGTATAATGCCCCAAAAAAAGAACCCGGACGTACTTGAGGTGATTCGCGCGAGAATGGGCCATGTTATAGGCAATTTTGCGACGTGTGCCTTGATTTTGAAATCTCTGCCATCAGGTTATAACCTAGATTTTCAAGAAGTAACACCGAAACTTTGGGAGTCTTGTGCCAAAATTAGTGATTCGCTCAATATTCTGTCCAAGTTGATTGCTGCATGTGAGCCTATGCAAAACTTAGAAAACCCGAATTTAGCTTTTTCAACTTTTACGGAGCTTATAAGAGTTTTGTTCCAGAAATATCATGTTCCATTTAGAACAGCGCATAAAATCGTAGGCGCCTTAAGTAGAAAACTTGTCGAAAACGGGTTACATCCAAAAGACGTAACTTCTCAAATGCTGAAAGAAACCGCTGAAGAGGTTGCTGGTTTATCTTTAAGCGTTAACGAAAGCGACATCAAGAGTTCAGTTGATGTGGCAAATTTTGTTAAAACGCACAGCGTCCGAGGAGGCCCATCCCCAGTTGAAGCACGGAGGATGGTTGACTCCCGCCGAAACATGCTTGCTTTATCAAATGCAAAAGTGGCTGAGGTAGAGGAAAAAATGGCAACTGCAAGCAAAAACCTTAACAGTTTGATTGAAGAGCTTTGCAAGGCAACAAAACCAAAAAGTTTAAAAATAAAAATGTGA
- a CDS encoding DASS family sodium-coupled anion symporter has translation MDLKKTIKLLAVVTSFLVTYYLAAPFEERMQSTLSILILASGLWITELLPLGVTALIIAVMQPLLRIQTFEKALAPFFSPTVVLILGSFFLALAFEKQDLDEALAYRMVTHLGSNIKKLVLGLMFTTAFLSMWLNNTATAALMITLALSLAIKCNKEQDKENFYKVMILGIAYSSSVGGIATLIGTPPNMVAAGMLQELVGYDLAFLGWILYGLPITVILVLLIWALLFKLFPVGEVDVQIPKKEVSTLNFKQKLTLIIFILAAFLWLTSNLPEPIAFILGWSGHGLPSGLVALVIAIVLFLTGILNQHDILRVDWNTVLLFGGGLSLGAAMEASGLTDWIGQNLAEIVGGGSSVTLFVILGFSALIFTMIASNTASANVFIPIAISASLAAGISPVVSAVLVAICCSLDFMLPVGTPPNAIAYSTGKVKVKEMVKVGSVLNIISALITMLFALTFWPYIS, from the coding sequence ATGGATCTTAAGAAGACAATTAAGCTATTGGCCGTTGTTACTTCGTTTTTAGTGACATATTATTTGGCTGCTCCCTTCGAGGAAAGAATGCAGTCGACATTATCCATTTTGATCCTCGCCTCAGGGCTTTGGATTACGGAACTTCTTCCCCTAGGCGTAACCGCACTAATAATTGCGGTTATGCAACCGTTACTGAGAATTCAAACCTTTGAGAAGGCTTTAGCCCCCTTTTTCTCTCCAACAGTTGTTCTTATACTTGGCAGCTTTTTTCTGGCATTAGCTTTTGAAAAGCAAGATTTAGATGAGGCCTTAGCCTATAGAATGGTTACACATTTAGGAAGCAACATTAAAAAATTGGTTTTAGGATTAATGTTTACTACAGCTTTTCTCTCGATGTGGCTGAATAACACTGCCACCGCGGCGTTGATGATAACGCTAGCATTGAGCTTAGCAATAAAATGTAATAAAGAACAGGACAAGGAGAACTTTTATAAAGTGATGATTTTAGGCATAGCATATTCCTCCAGTGTTGGGGGAATAGCAACTCTTATTGGAACACCACCTAATATGGTGGCCGCTGGAATGCTCCAGGAACTAGTCGGCTATGATTTAGCCTTCCTCGGATGGATTCTTTACGGGCTGCCAATAACGGTTATTTTGGTTCTTTTAATTTGGGCCCTTCTTTTTAAGCTGTTTCCTGTAGGAGAAGTTGATGTCCAAATACCTAAAAAAGAAGTTTCTACACTGAATTTCAAGCAGAAGCTCACTTTAATTATTTTTATTCTAGCCGCATTTTTATGGCTTACTAGCAATTTACCGGAGCCTATAGCGTTTATTTTGGGATGGAGTGGACATGGGCTTCCTTCAGGTCTAGTGGCTTTAGTTATAGCGATTGTTCTATTCCTGACAGGAATTTTAAACCAGCATGACATTCTAAGGGTAGATTGGAACACTGTCTTACTTTTTGGCGGTGGCCTAAGTTTAGGTGCGGCTATGGAAGCGTCTGGATTGACTGATTGGATAGGTCAAAATTTAGCTGAAATCGTTGGCGGGGGCTCATCTGTTACGTTATTCGTTATTTTGGGATTTTCTGCGTTGATTTTCACGATGATCGCCAGTAACACTGCGAGCGCCAACGTTTTCATTCCTATAGCCATATCTGCGAGTCTGGCCGCAGGCATAAGTCCAGTCGTGTCCGCTGTTCTAGTGGCCATATGTTGTAGCCTTGACTTTATGCTGCCAGTAGGCACACCACCTAACGCAATTGCGTATAGCACTGGAAAAGTAAAAGTTAAAGAGATGGTGAAAGTCGGATCGGTATTGAATATTATAAGCGCCTTAATAACTATGCTTTTTGCTTTGACATTTTGGCCTTATATTTCTTAA
- a CDS encoding 30S ribosomal protein S13, which translates to MASQAAREFRHILRIIDADIDGTLKVPYALRKIKGISLNLAHAILKKAGIDPHMRAGFLTEAEVERIEGIIKDPGKHGLPGWLLNRRKDLETGKNMHLISADLILRTKMDIEKMKEIKSWRGYRHAYGLKVRGQRTRTTGRTGKTVGVKKKTAAKAGGGGGGK; encoded by the coding sequence ATGGCAAGTCAAGCAGCCAGAGAATTCCGTCACATACTAAGAATAATAGATGCAGATATAGATGGCACTTTGAAGGTTCCATATGCCTTAAGAAAAATTAAGGGCATAAGCCTAAACTTGGCCCATGCCATACTTAAGAAGGCCGGAATCGACCCCCACATGAGGGCAGGTTTCCTAACAGAGGCTGAAGTTGAAAGGATAGAAGGAATAATAAAAGACCCTGGAAAACATGGCTTGCCCGGCTGGCTTCTCAATCGACGAAAGGACTTGGAAACTGGAAAGAATATGCACCTCATAAGTGCGGACCTAATCTTGAGAACAAAAATGGATATTGAAAAAATGAAGGAAATAAAATCTTGGCGGGGCTATAGGCATGCCTATGGTTTAAAAGTCAGGGGGCAGAGAACAAGAACCACGGGAAGAACTGGTAAGACCGTTGGAGTCAAAAAGAAGACGGCGGCTAAAGCGGGAGGGGGAGGAGGTGGCAAGTAG
- the rimI gene encoding ribosomal protein S18-alanine N-acetyltransferase, which yields MYINRVCLPENYGDYFFMDLHNRFPETFIVAEVNGEVVGYVMCRIEIGLSNFGFSGFIKKGHIVSIAVMPEHRQKGIGHALVSKAMEGMRLYNAKQAFLEVRVSNTPAINLYKKLGFKVTRTINGYYSDGEDAYLMSREL from the coding sequence ATGTATATAAACCGTGTTTGTCTTCCAGAAAATTATGGAGACTACTTTTTCATGGACTTACATAACCGTTTCCCAGAAACTTTTATAGTTGCCGAAGTGAACGGCGAAGTTGTAGGTTATGTTATGTGCCGCATCGAAATAGGCTTGTCCAACTTTGGTTTCAGCGGTTTCATAAAGAAAGGCCATATTGTCTCAATAGCTGTCATGCCTGAACATAGACAAAAAGGTATAGGTCATGCATTGGTATCCAAAGCTATGGAGGGAATGCGCCTATACAATGCCAAGCAAGCCTTTCTAGAGGTTAGGGTTTCTAACACGCCAGCTATAAACTTATATAAAAAATTGGGTTTCAAGGTCACAAGAACAATTAACGGTTACTATTCGGACGGCGAAGACGCATATCTAATGAGCAGAGAACTCTAA
- the carA gene encoding glutamine-hydrolyzing carbamoyl-phosphate synthase small subunit, whose amino-acid sequence MPRKRKAALVLEDGSCFIGFGFGAPKKVVGEVVFSTSMVGYVESLTDPSYHGQILVLTYPLIGNYGIPVHRKEDLFPPFESDGIKVAGLVIHELCENPHHWASRRTLNEWLSEEGVPGIWGVDTRMITKKLRVSGVMRGVLQVCEEDEQPNVEQLIEEAKRAPDPNMRNLVSEVSIKKPVCYNHGGKKTVVVIDCGVKHSILINLIERGLKVVRVPYNCSAKELMEYKPSGVVVSNGPGDPKKCVETIECVKELIALDFPLMGICLGNQIIALASGANTYKMKYGHRSQNQPALELETNRCYITTQNHGYAVDADSLKKTELNIWFVNANDSTVEGLKHKQKPVFAVQFHPEANPGPYDTGFLFDEFCKLLRD is encoded by the coding sequence TTGCCCCGGAAAAGAAAAGCTGCTCTGGTTTTGGAAGACGGGTCGTGCTTCATTGGTTTTGGTTTTGGGGCACCTAAAAAAGTGGTAGGGGAAGTTGTATTCTCAACTTCTATGGTTGGTTATGTGGAATCTTTGACAGATCCATCTTATCATGGGCAAATTTTGGTTTTAACTTATCCTCTCATCGGCAATTATGGAATCCCCGTACATAGAAAAGAAGATTTGTTTCCCCCGTTTGAGTCTGATGGAATAAAAGTTGCTGGTCTTGTGATTCATGAACTTTGTGAAAATCCCCATCATTGGGCTTCGAGAAGAACTTTAAACGAATGGCTTTCCGAAGAGGGTGTCCCTGGAATATGGGGCGTAGACACCAGAATGATTACAAAAAAGCTTAGAGTGAGCGGCGTAATGCGTGGCGTGCTCCAAGTGTGTGAAGAAGATGAACAGCCAAATGTTGAACAACTCATTGAAGAAGCGAAAAGAGCCCCCGATCCAAATATGCGAAATTTGGTCAGCGAAGTATCCATCAAAAAGCCAGTATGCTATAATCATGGCGGCAAGAAAACTGTTGTAGTTATCGATTGTGGTGTAAAGCACAGCATATTGATAAATCTTATCGAACGCGGATTAAAGGTTGTCCGCGTACCGTATAATTGTTCAGCTAAAGAGCTCATGGAGTACAAACCCAGTGGGGTTGTTGTAAGCAACGGCCCCGGAGACCCGAAAAAATGCGTTGAAACCATCGAATGCGTTAAAGAGCTAATAGCGCTGGATTTTCCACTCATGGGAATCTGTCTTGGAAACCAGATAATAGCCTTAGCCTCGGGCGCAAACACCTATAAAATGAAGTATGGACATCGTTCACAAAACCAACCAGCCCTTGAGCTTGAAACGAACAGATGTTACATAACAACTCAAAACCATGGCTATGCCGTGGACGCGGATTCTCTGAAAAAAACGGAATTGAACATTTGGTTTGTAAACGCAAACGATAGTACCGTGGAAGGTTTAAAACATAAGCAAAAGCCTGTCTTTGCCGTTCAATTCCATCCGGAAGCAAATCCGGGGCCTTATGACACTGGTTTCCTTTTCGACGAATTTTGTAAACTTTTGAGGGATTGA